A genomic window from Streptomyces sp. HUAS YS2 includes:
- a CDS encoding HPP family protein, which produces MTQTAEAEAPAAVVPGPAPHDHDTVHAPAPARTGWAARIARVAAAGPPRPRLRTVLAATALSTVALLCLVALGGVVHHPLLIPPLAASMALVAGAPDLPLSQPRSVIGGQLLSTLTGFAVLAIAGPGLWTAAVAGGLALGVMMLARTPHSPAAATAVIVALQDPPFRTFVGLVALACALLVTAGLIGSRLTGRRYPTYW; this is translated from the coding sequence GTGACGCAGACGGCCGAGGCGGAGGCCCCCGCGGCCGTCGTACCCGGCCCCGCGCCCCACGACCACGACACCGTCCACGCCCCCGCTCCCGCCCGCACCGGCTGGGCGGCCCGGATCGCCCGGGTCGCCGCCGCCGGCCCCCCGCGCCCCCGGCTCCGTACCGTCCTCGCGGCGACGGCGCTCAGCACCGTCGCGCTGCTCTGCCTCGTCGCCCTCGGCGGGGTCGTCCACCACCCGCTGCTCATCCCGCCGCTCGCCGCCAGCATGGCGCTCGTCGCCGGCGCGCCCGACCTGCCGCTCTCCCAGCCCCGCTCGGTCATCGGCGGCCAGCTGCTCTCCACGCTCACCGGCTTCGCCGTGCTCGCGATCGCCGGTCCCGGCCTGTGGACCGCGGCGGTCGCGGGCGGACTGGCGCTCGGCGTGATGATGCTGGCCCGCACCCCGCACTCCCCGGCCGCCGCCACCGCGGTCATCGTCGCGCTCCAGGACCCGCCGTTCCGGACGTTCGTCGGACTGGTCGCGCTGGCCTGCGCGCTCCTGGTGACCGCCGGACTCATCGGCTCGCGCCTCACCGGCCGCCGCTATCCGACCTATTGGTGA
- a CDS encoding pyridoxamine 5'-phosphate oxidase family protein has translation MDTAPAYHPGSLAVQERVGVRDLADHVGRSIGAGIKPVAAAFLELQPMLVLGAADAEGDVWSSLLTGAPGFVRATGPARISIAGGLPEGDPLDGAFDGGAPVGTIALDPRTRRRMRLNGIASPSARGLAVEAGQVFANCPKYLQKRELYGAEPGARAGAVRRGRALGPAQERFIRAADTFFVATSAPDGVDASHRGGNPGFVRVVSPTELAWPDYQGNSMFLTLGNLEADGRAGLLFLDWSTGDTLQITGTARTEFGPEGRTTYVRIQQTVESEGASPLRWSAPDYSPANPPLDEGAQWAE, from the coding sequence ATGGACACCGCACCCGCCTACCACCCCGGCTCCCTGGCGGTTCAGGAGCGAGTCGGGGTCCGCGACCTCGCCGACCATGTCGGCCGCTCGATCGGCGCCGGCATCAAACCCGTCGCCGCCGCCTTCCTCGAACTCCAGCCCATGCTGGTGCTCGGCGCGGCGGACGCCGAGGGAGACGTGTGGAGCTCCCTGCTGACCGGTGCGCCCGGCTTCGTGCGGGCCACCGGCCCGGCGCGGATCTCCATCGCCGGCGGCCTCCCCGAGGGCGATCCGCTCGACGGGGCCTTCGACGGCGGCGCGCCGGTCGGCACGATCGCCCTCGACCCCCGCACCCGCCGCCGGATGCGACTCAACGGCATCGCGTCACCCAGTGCGCGCGGCCTGGCCGTCGAGGCCGGGCAGGTCTTCGCGAACTGCCCGAAGTACCTCCAGAAGCGCGAGCTGTACGGGGCCGAGCCCGGCGCCCGTGCCGGTGCCGTGCGGCGCGGCCGGGCGCTCGGCCCCGCCCAGGAGCGGTTCATCCGCGCCGCCGACACCTTCTTCGTCGCCACCTCCGCGCCGGACGGGGTCGACGCCAGCCACCGCGGCGGGAATCCCGGATTTGTGAGAGTCGTCTCGCCGACCGAGCTGGCCTGGCCCGACTACCAGGGGAACTCGATGTTCCTCACCCTCGGCAATCTGGAGGCCGACGGCCGCGCCGGCCTGCTGTTTCTCGACTGGAGCACGGGCGACACGCTGCAGATCACCGGGACCGCGCGCACGGAGTTCGGACCGGAGGGCCGGACGACCTACGTTAGAATTCAACAAACTGTGGAATCGGAGGGGGCGAGTCCGTTGCGCTGGTCGGCGCCCGACTACTCGCCGGCCAACCCTCCCCTCGACGAAGGAGCGCAATGGGCGGAGTGA
- a CDS encoding S8 family serine peptidase, which produces MTTPESQSSIPGRSTPGHRRAARVAAAAGLVTALIAAGAAPVLAADDPATTPPVKSSDSADKLGATDAQRLDAAEAAGEKNVTILVATAPGATEQVAGQLDAVPGGSVGKRDDKLGYVRATLPTAKADAAITAATKLSSVQAVDLQAEVVLDDPTPDAGAKGSAAGATATTYPAPGKNTPAKNPYNPSHETGAVEFVEDHPKADGRGVTIGILDSGVDLGHPALQKTSTGERKIVDWVTATDPLTEGDATWRAQVTPVAGPVFTAGQQSWKAPEGAYQWSRFSEAITAGGDPAGDINRDGDTTDVFGMLYDQATGTVRVDTDQNNDFTDNEPMKPYKDGFQVGYFGTDNPDTEVAERTPFVVEIRKDVPMDPLGGTWVGQKRDFVNIGIVESSHGTHVAGITAAKGLFGGRMNGAAPGAKIVSSRACTWTGGCTNTALMEGMTDLVVNRGVDIVNMSIGGLPAQNDGDNVRARLYTRLIDEHGVQLVISAGNSGPGINTIGDPGLADKVLSVGAAISQSTWAANYGSAVEKKYAMFPFSSRGPREDGGFTPTITGPGSAVNTIPTWQAGAGVPEAGYTLPAGYGMLNGTSMSSPQVAGASALLLSAAKQKGIELSPLTLRTALTSTATRIPGVAAHEQGSGLIDINEAWESIEDGATAHDYKVEAPVDTVIFPAPHTGTGVYDREGGLKVGQKKTYDVTITRTSGPAYGVRHELNWKYNDGTFKAATAYDYITLPLNKPVTVKVEAKPQTAGVHSAILELDDERTEGVDKQILSTVVVAKDLAAPGYAYSASGTVQRNSHKSYFVKVPAGAKSLEVALGGLKEKSQTRFIAIHPYGVAIESTASTACYPHYNPANTCRPDLRSYANPTPGVWEIEVESRRTSPDLDNPFKLDVSVLGANFDPAVQTVAEAKVGTPAAVEWTVTNKFAGIEGKLKGGSLGSAKVETPTIQHHEQQTRTVTIGEGVERLDVAIGNTSDKAADLDLTVLLNGKQVGQSADGDSEESVSLAKPAAGTYTIVVDGYSVQAAGGTTFDYKDVYYSASLGSVQVDAAKTYPLANGGSAKVGAEVLVAGAAPEGRQFFGEVQLVNARGTVAGAGSVVIGKVTP; this is translated from the coding sequence ATGACCACCCCCGAATCGCAGAGCTCCATACCCGGGCGCTCGACCCCCGGGCACAGACGGGCGGCCCGCGTCGCCGCGGCCGCCGGACTGGTGACCGCGCTGATCGCGGCCGGTGCCGCTCCGGTCCTGGCCGCCGACGACCCGGCGACCACTCCCCCGGTCAAGTCCTCCGACTCCGCGGACAAGCTCGGCGCCACCGACGCCCAGCGGCTCGACGCGGCCGAGGCCGCGGGCGAGAAGAACGTCACCATCCTCGTCGCCACCGCGCCCGGCGCCACCGAGCAGGTCGCCGGCCAGCTCGACGCCGTCCCCGGCGGCTCCGTCGGCAAGCGGGACGACAAGCTCGGCTACGTCCGCGCGACGCTGCCGACCGCCAAGGCCGACGCCGCCATCACGGCGGCCACCAAGCTCTCCTCCGTCCAGGCGGTCGACCTCCAGGCCGAGGTCGTCCTGGACGACCCGACGCCGGACGCGGGCGCCAAGGGCTCCGCCGCGGGTGCCACCGCGACGACGTACCCGGCCCCGGGCAAGAACACCCCGGCGAAGAACCCGTACAACCCGTCGCACGAGACCGGCGCGGTCGAGTTCGTCGAGGACCACCCCAAGGCCGACGGCCGCGGCGTGACCATCGGCATCCTCGACTCCGGCGTCGACCTCGGTCACCCGGCACTGCAGAAGACCAGCACCGGCGAGCGCAAGATCGTCGACTGGGTCACCGCCACCGACCCGCTGACCGAGGGCGACGCCACGTGGCGCGCGCAGGTCACCCCGGTCGCCGGCCCGGTGTTCACCGCCGGCCAGCAGTCCTGGAAGGCCCCCGAGGGCGCGTACCAGTGGAGCCGCTTCAGCGAGGCGATCACCGCGGGCGGCGACCCGGCCGGTGACATCAACCGCGACGGCGACACCACCGACGTCTTCGGCATGCTGTACGACCAGGCCACCGGCACCGTCCGCGTGGACACCGACCAGAACAACGACTTCACGGACAACGAGCCGATGAAGCCGTACAAGGACGGTTTCCAGGTCGGGTACTTCGGCACCGACAACCCGGACACCGAGGTCGCCGAGCGCACCCCGTTCGTCGTGGAGATCCGCAAGGACGTCCCGATGGACCCGCTGGGCGGCACCTGGGTCGGCCAGAAGCGCGACTTCGTCAACATCGGCATCGTCGAGTCCTCGCACGGCACCCACGTCGCCGGCATCACCGCCGCCAAGGGCCTCTTCGGCGGCCGGATGAACGGCGCGGCCCCCGGCGCGAAGATCGTGTCCTCCCGCGCCTGCACCTGGACCGGCGGCTGCACCAACACCGCCCTCATGGAGGGCATGACGGACCTCGTCGTCAACCGCGGCGTCGACATCGTCAACATGTCGATCGGCGGCCTGCCCGCGCAGAACGACGGCGACAACGTCCGCGCCCGCCTGTACACCCGGCTGATCGACGAGCACGGCGTCCAGCTGGTCATCTCGGCCGGCAACTCCGGCCCGGGCATCAACACGATCGGCGACCCCGGCCTGGCCGACAAGGTCCTCTCGGTCGGCGCGGCCATCTCCCAGTCCACCTGGGCGGCCAACTACGGCTCCGCCGTGGAGAAGAAGTACGCCATGTTCCCCTTCTCCTCGCGCGGCCCGCGTGAGGACGGCGGCTTCACCCCGACCATCACCGGTCCCGGCTCGGCCGTGAACACCATCCCGACCTGGCAGGCCGGCGCCGGCGTGCCCGAGGCGGGCTACACCCTGCCCGCCGGTTACGGGATGCTCAACGGCACCTCGATGTCCTCCCCGCAGGTCGCGGGCGCGAGCGCGCTGCTGCTCTCCGCCGCGAAGCAGAAGGGCATCGAGCTCTCCCCGCTCACCCTGCGCACCGCGCTCACCTCGACCGCGACGCGGATCCCGGGTGTCGCCGCGCACGAGCAGGGCTCCGGCCTCATCGACATCAACGAGGCCTGGGAGTCGATCGAGGACGGCGCGACCGCGCACGACTACAAGGTCGAGGCCCCGGTCGACACCGTCATCTTCCCGGCCCCGCACACCGGCACCGGCGTGTACGACCGCGAGGGCGGCCTGAAGGTCGGCCAGAAGAAGACGTACGACGTCACCATCACCCGGACCTCCGGCCCGGCGTACGGCGTGCGGCACGAGCTGAACTGGAAGTACAACGACGGCACCTTCAAGGCGGCCACCGCGTACGACTACATCACGCTCCCGCTGAACAAGCCGGTGACCGTCAAGGTCGAGGCGAAGCCGCAGACCGCCGGTGTGCACAGCGCCATCCTGGAGCTGGACGACGAGCGCACCGAGGGCGTCGACAAGCAGATCCTGTCGACCGTCGTGGTCGCCAAGGACCTGGCCGCGCCCGGCTACGCGTACTCCGCGTCCGGCACGGTGCAGCGCAACAGCCACAAGTCGTACTTCGTGAAGGTCCCGGCCGGCGCCAAGTCCCTCGAGGTCGCCCTCGGCGGCCTGAAGGAGAAGAGCCAGACCCGGTTCATCGCGATCCACCCGTACGGCGTGGCCATCGAGTCGACCGCGTCCACCGCGTGCTACCCGCACTACAACCCGGCCAACACCTGCCGTCCGGACCTGCGTTCGTACGCCAACCCGACGCCGGGCGTCTGGGAGATCGAGGTCGAGTCGCGTCGCACGTCGCCCGACCTGGACAACCCGTTCAAGCTGGACGTGTCGGTGCTGGGCGCGAACTTCGACCCGGCCGTGCAGACCGTCGCCGAGGCGAAGGTCGGCACCCCGGCCGCCGTCGAGTGGACGGTGACGAACAAGTTCGCCGGCATCGAGGGCAAGCTCAAGGGCGGCTCGCTGGGCTCGGCCAAGGTCGAGACCCCGACCATCCAGCACCACGAGCAGCAGACGAGGACCGTCACCATCGGTGAGGGCGTCGAGCGGCTCGACGTGGCCATCGGCAACACCTCCGACAAGGCCGCCGACCTCGACCTGACCGTGCTGCTGAACGGCAAGCAGGTCGGCCAGTCGGCGGACGGCGACTCGGAGGAGTCCGTCTCGCTGGCGAAGCCGGCAGCGGGCACGTACACGATCGTCGTCGACGGCTACTCGGTGCAGGCGGCGGGCGGCACGACCTTCGACTACAAGGACGTGTACTACTCCGCCTCGCTCGGCAGCGTCCAGGTCGACGCGGCGAAGACGTACCCGCTGGCCAACGGCGGCTCCGCCAAGGTCGGCGCCGAGGTGCTGGTCGCCGGTGCCGCGCCCGAGGGCCGGCAGTTCTTCGGCGAGGTCCAGCTGGTCAACGCGCGCGGCACGGTCGCGGGCGCGGGCAGCGTGGTGATCGGCAAGGTCACCCCGTAA
- a CDS encoding CGNR zinc finger domain-containing protein: MTVSDPRPLTGEPVSLDLLNTRWMKEGVRQDLLTDPAGLAVWLTANGLDDRFTADATTLRHTLAARDALKGLVDRPGDPAATERLDAILGHGRIRATLTTEGPGERPEFRDPAWGPAWTAARDYLDLLRTAPDRIRSCAHEACILHFFDTSRNGTRRWCSMAVCGNRAKASRHYARTKEN, translated from the coding sequence ATGACCGTTTCCGACCCCCGCCCGCTCACCGGTGAGCCCGTCTCCCTGGACCTGCTCAACACCCGGTGGATGAAGGAGGGCGTACGGCAGGACCTCCTCACCGATCCGGCCGGCCTGGCGGTCTGGCTGACGGCCAACGGCCTCGACGACCGCTTCACCGCCGACGCGACGACGCTCCGGCACACCCTGGCGGCCCGGGACGCGCTCAAGGGACTGGTCGACCGGCCCGGCGACCCCGCCGCCACCGAGCGCCTCGACGCGATCCTCGGCCACGGCCGGATCCGCGCCACGCTCACCACCGAAGGGCCCGGCGAGCGGCCCGAGTTCCGCGACCCGGCCTGGGGTCCCGCCTGGACGGCCGCCCGCGACTACCTCGACCTGCTGCGCACCGCGCCCGACCGGATCAGGTCCTGCGCGCACGAGGCGTGCATCCTGCACTTCTTCGACACCTCGCGGAACGGCACGCGACGCTGGTGCTCGATGGCGGTCTGCGGCAACCGGGCCAAGGCCTCGCGCCACTACGCCCGTACAAAGGAAAACTAA
- a CDS encoding VOC family protein has protein sequence MSAIGTLSTGHIGINVTDIERSLAFYGEVLGFEVIGEGKEEGQRFAFLGQGGKLVVTLWQQAEGAYDSGRAGLHHLAFEAESIDHVRAAEAALKARDVSFAYEGVVAHREGAASGGIFFHDPDGTRLEIYAPTGAEGAEAPNESAPTCGFF, from the coding sequence ATGTCTGCGATCGGCACGCTGAGCACGGGGCACATCGGCATCAACGTCACGGACATCGAGAGGTCCCTGGCGTTCTACGGCGAGGTCCTCGGCTTCGAGGTGATCGGCGAGGGCAAGGAGGAGGGGCAGCGCTTCGCCTTCCTCGGTCAGGGCGGCAAGCTCGTCGTCACGCTGTGGCAGCAGGCGGAGGGTGCGTACGACTCCGGCCGCGCGGGCCTGCACCACCTGGCCTTCGAGGCCGAGTCCATCGACCACGTGCGCGCCGCGGAGGCCGCGCTGAAGGCGCGGGACGTCTCCTTCGCGTACGAGGGCGTCGTCGCCCATCGCGAGGGTGCGGCGTCCGGCGGCATCTTCTTCCACGACCCGGACGGCACCCGCCTGGAGATCTACGCCCCGACCGGCGCGGAGGGCGCGGAAGCCCCCAACGAGTCGGCCCCGACCTGCGGCTTCTTCTAG